The Vitis riparia cultivar Riparia Gloire de Montpellier isolate 1030 chromosome 3, EGFV_Vit.rip_1.0, whole genome shotgun sequence genome segment tgttttcttggagtgaaggaaacTAAGTAAGGTTTCGAatacaaaagtggaagttttgttgttttagtttttaatgaagagaaagtgtgacccattaatggtttttatctttttagttaacttaaaatcccttaaaatcacctgagccaacacttggaaagtctccgtccattgagattcactagtttatcTTTTgcaagcctctgggaggtggtttaaaggtaggattatctgaataaccaacacttggtaagcttttggactcccaggagacattcattagttatctcttgcgagcttttgacgacTAAtctaaggttaaggatcaccttgaatggccaacactaggtgagaggtatgaaccattgcaagatgatttaGTGACaaggatttagtgtttgaacccattaaggggaagcatctgtaccacatcggtttgggaaataactatatgttaaatccccaatgtgaAGAAAAGATCCAAATGACTAGAATCTctcttttgtataaggaacctgagcctagtgatctaaaactccaagaagcacttttctttgtaagtaatttcaattactttattattggtttcacttaaaaccaaccttttcaaacatatttatgttttcttttaaagctaaccttgaaaagaaaagcaccaattcagtttttgaaataatatcagttgtaatttgaaaacccatccctatggacgatcctatagccactatgctatgctagctgatgctaccctagtatatggtgaaataggtttataaattttgttgattgctcCTGTCTGAGGACTAAAATTagagtacaccagttgattgaacaccaatcgaCAGGGCATACAccaactgggcatgaatcagtCTCGCCGCCATATATGGGATGATTTAGCCTAGGAGTTCCTATGATAGTTTCCATTTAACACTGTCATAGATGTTTCATGAAGAAAGTTGGAGGCCTTGAGGCAGAGTCCTGATGAGACAATCACACCATTCATTTTCcattggagggagaagatttccCAAATCATTGATAGGTCATTTGAGAGGGATCAAATCAACATGATTGTGAGGAGCCTACAACCTCTATTTGCTAGGCATTTGATGGGATTCCCACACGTGGACTTTAGATCTTTGGTGCAAGCGTTATATGGTATATAGGAGGGCATTGCTAAAGGATTATAGCATGAGTCTTCCCCTTCAAAATTGAAGGGGAAGAAACCATCTATTGGGTAGAGCTCAAGGGACATGAGTGCCATAAGTATCACTAAACCGAAGCCCTCTAGACATTATTAGACAATTGGGTAGACTTTTAAAGTTTACTACTTGCCATCACCCCATGTGCAGTATAGGCCACCTGCTTCTTCTAGACTTATGACTCTTATATATCTACACCCAACTCCATAACCAGTTTATGCTACTCAAGCAACATAGAGGCCACCCATTCCTTATCCCCAGCCTAGGGCTCCACTTGCGTAGAGACAAATGTGACAATTTTCTCAATTGGGATTGCCtttgtgtagacccccatttggggctcactTTCTTGCAGCCTATGCTTGCCATGTGTCGCAATCTCATAGGGCCATGTGTCGATTCCTGGTTGGCTGCTGGGGAATCATAATAGTGGATGGGAGATGCAATAGGAATGTGACACTTGTCAAAAAGAATCAAGGAGATCGTGTTTTCAGTTATAGGCAGCAGGTTTTTGTCTGAAAGAGTGGGTTGGCAGCTGCAGAGGAACCAGGGGTTGCTTTTCAGAGGGGGCGATTCTGTTGAGGAGGAGGAGATATTTTTGAAAAGGGATTCCTTAGCAGAGGGAGGGGAGAACGAGAGGAGGAAGAAGCGAGAGCTGTTTTGAGATGGCTTGAGGAGCAGCTTCTTGAGGGGGATGCCGAGCTGAGCATAGACCAGAGAAAGAACAGCGAGTAGCAACCCAGGACTTAAGTTGAGGAAGAGACATCTAGGTATAGTCATTAtgattttcctatatatttccATCTTACAGTTGTTCTCCTGTCTCATTCTCTATAGTTTTAATTCTGTTTATTGGGTTGTGTTGATTTGGTGGTTATTGGTTTAATATTTAGAGAGCTTACTACATTTTATGCTCTATTCTGGCAAATGTTTTTCATCTTAACCCACTGATTGTTGGACCCATGGATAAGATGAGGAAATGGGCTTAACATATTTGTTAAAATGCTTCATGTTCTATTCTGGTTTTTGTTCTCTTGCTCCTCTGTTTTCTCTTGAATGCACACTCAAGGCTTTAAGACTGTAAATCCGTGCTGGTGCGTTGGTGGAGAATCAATTGATTTGAAGAACATTTGAGGGATAGAAGAGACTTTCAGATGTCCATGAATCTGGGTGGATGTGTGGGGCATATAGGTATTAAATCAATGCAGCAGGGTAGTAATTTCCTATGTATGGTCAGTAGCTCTGGTCAGAAGGTCAGAAATCTCACTCAATGAGGGGGTAAATGCTTCCTTCCGTCACTGGGATAAACTGAGTCTAAGCTGAACCTGACAGTCTATGGTAAGATGATTGCTGACCTTAAGTTCTCACACTGACTCATCCTGGAGGTATGCAATTCCTGTGAGAGGTGACCATTTCCTCTTTCTTGTTGGCCAAAGCTAAGATTACTACCTTACCCCGTGAGATTGGCCCCACCACTGGTGATTGTGAGCTAATACCTCCAAGGGAAAACCATTGCTCGCACAGGCTTACTCTCATTCTTGGTGGGGAGTAGATGATTTGCTGCTGAAATGAGACAGATCCCGTGGTGTTGGTAGAACTCCCCTGTCTGATTGTTTTGAGTTGAAAGCTTGTCTATTTGCCGTAGTCCAAGTGTTCAACTGTTTCAGTTCATGGCATGGCAGTAAGGTGAATCAGACGAACACCACAGGTTGGTGATATGAATGAAACCATGGTTGCTGATGGGTCCAATCTTCTTCTCCTATTACAAATGTTCCACTCTGTTCGTAATTGCCAATAAGGGACTCCTCATGTCTTTTATACCTTGAACAAGCTCAGGCTCTCTGCATGCAAACCTGATTCTGAGAAGAAAGAAGGATCCATATGAGGCACAGTCACCAATCATGACGCATAAACGCTCCTTAAGGCAGTTAGACGAGAAAGGAAAAGGGACAGAGATTCTCTGAGAAGAGATAACATGAGGTCTACAGGTGACTCAATGTAATCCCACAGGCACAATCTGGAATTGGAGAAAACTGACCACTCTCTGCTCTATAATCTTGCATCAGCTTGATCATAGTCTGGTTTAACGCCAGGCCTTGGTACTGGCACCCATTCGATAACTTACACAATAGATTGAGAAGGTTAAATGAACACTTGGTGATTATCTAGGAGTGAGGGCTCATGCTTGTGAAGGAGGAGCGAAGGCCCGTGAGGTTCAGTGCATTCTTCAAACTAGCGTTCATGTTGTTGGTATCTTTGATGGTCATCATAGCACCTTCACCAGCAACGCATAGTTATGTACCTCAATCCTATAGAAATGCCACAATTAGTTGGATGTGAACTCTGTCAAATCAGGCTTCTCTTTTGGAAGTGAAACAGGACATCTTGCAGAATGGTGCACAATGGACATAGCGCTCTCAAAGGGATGCCAGCGGAAGCACGGGACAGGACAAGGCCTTTCAAGCTGCTCTTTCAACTGGAAACCTACAGCTTGTAGGGACTGATCATTGTGACTTCAATTCCACACAGAAAGCTTTTGGAATTAATGAATTTCGAAAAATTCCTAATGGTGTTAATGGTATTGAGGAGAGGATGCATCTGGTTTGAGACACAATGGTGGAGTCTGGCCAAATATCAGTCACTGATTATGTCCGGATAACAAGCACTGAATGTGCTAGAATCTTCAACATGTATTCAAGGAAATGAGCAATACTTGCTGGATCTGATGCAGACATAATCATATTAAACCCAAATTAGATGAACATGCACCGACAGAAGTGATGAAGAAACTGTTcaagaattacaaaaaaatgGGAGCTGTCCACGTAGAGACTATTGGGGAACAACACATTTATAGGAAGAAGATCAAAGATGTTGTGGTTACTGTTCCTGCTTACTTCAATGATGCCCAGAGGCAGGCTACAAAGGATGCTGGCGTTATGGCTGGCCTGAATGTTGCATGAATTATTAATGAGCCAACTGCTGCAGCTATTGCACACGGTTCAGACAAGAAGAGTGGTTCTTGCTACAAATGAAGACGCAATTTATGGCTCAAATGCAGCAAACAAAGTTGAGGTGGCTGCTAAGGTGGCACTTGAAGAGAAGTATGCTCCGGTGAACAAGGTCATGGCATATATGGCAGCTTTCCTAAGGTCAAAAGATGCAAATCCCGAtgtgaaagaaatgagagaagtaGAGTCACTCTGTGAAGCTGCTGCTATAATGAATATTCAAGACAAAGAGGCTACCTGGTCTTGTACTTGGGCTTGTGAGCAGTTCAACTAGCTTGCCACCCACGGCTGAGAGCAAGCTTAATGATGAAGCACAAAGAACACAACCAGTAGCATATTGTTGAAGGCAGATTGGACGCTAGTATCCATACTTCCAGTTTGAATGCTTGGGAGCTTCTTCTGTTGCTGCCAATGGTTTGCGGATCTGACTTACAGGGAGCAATCAGCTGCTGGATGATGATGCTCTGAAGCAGCTGTTGATTGATGGCACCATTGCTGGATGTGCTCTGGAGGGTGCTGAAATGCCATCAGGATCCTGAATTATATGACAAGAGCTCTTGCTTCTTGTCTTATTGGGGCTGCTATGTGGTTGGCAAAGATCCTTTTGACCTTTTCGGGGCTTCCTTTGACGGCGATGGCAGCCATAGTTGGAATGTAACTCTTGCTTTGCCAATTGTACTAATTCGCCTTAAACAAGGTGGCGAACGAGAGGACCACCCTGTTTTATCAGCTGTCACTGCTTCTGCTGCTCAAATAATAAATCCTTGTCTCCACATTGAGGCTTTACAAAGTTATGTGGAACCCTCATGACAATAGCTGCAAATTGACAATCCCAAGATATGAGGCATTAATGCAACAAAATGCTGCAATATCTGAGCGTGATAATGCCCTTCTGAAATGCGACAATGCTATTGTTGCCCTTCAATCATGCTTCCTTGAAGTGGAGTCTTCATATGCATTTGGTTGCAAAGCTCCTGATGATAATGCCTTAAGCGTAAATGGTGGACTTTCTTGTGATGGCACACGTCATAATGTTGATACCTACTTGGACATAGGTGATCAGTGCATCTCTCCAGCTTCCGGTTGTGGCAAAATCTCTATTACATTAAGGCTTATATTCCCTCTAAAAAGCAGGAGTTTGTACAAACCAGTTTCGGATGTCCAGAATTCTAAGTCCGATTGCTTTAAGCTGTTCCAGAAGCAATTGGAAGTGATGCCCACGTGGCTTTGGATCTGTCCTCATGGCCAGGTGGCTGCACCCACTCCAAGAATGAAACCAGATAGACTTCTTGTTGCTGCTATCACTGCCAATCTATTTGATACGAGCCTTGCAAGCATTATAGCAGTCAGTTGATAACCCCAAGGTAGTGATCTCGGTATTGGGCACGAGCATTAGAAACAGTCCAGATCAAGTCTCATCCGTGGTAGAAGAAATTGCGCCCTGATCTAGTTCATTCGAAatttgaggaaagaaaatagtatgTTGTCCGTCTGCCCGGGTAATTGATGCACATCAAACTCTCGGTAAGCCATTGGCAAGATCCATATAAGTTTTGAAGCTTGAAGGTGCGCTTTGTAACAGCCAGACAAGTGTTCGATTTTCTCATTCACCTCAGCAGCCAAAGCTTCAACAGCAGCAGCCTGGCATGCTGCCTGAATTGCCTGGGCATATGGGACTTCCCCTAATGACTGCAACTAATTAGCTTTCCATTGCTAGCAGTTTGCTGACTGGTGCTGCAGGAGCAGGGCAATCTAGGATTACTGATGATGTTCCATCTTGCTCCACCTCACCATCCACTAACTACTACCCAAATGTAATTCAACCAATCTTGAATGGAAGAGCCCACCATCACCAAAAACTATGGCTTCTTTGCCTATAGTGCTACCCATATGCCGTTGGTCAAACAGATTTGGAGTTCCTAGGAAATGCGAAGGCTTTGAACTGGAGATCACATGGGCAGAAGGGAAACATCGTCTGTGTGAGTATGACACCTCCCAAGGCTTGGGCATGGATGGATTTGCGGCCACGAAATTCAATGATTCATCTCATCTAAATAATCCCAGTGCTGACGGAGACACATGCTAGATTTCCAAGAAAGATGAGGTTGCCAAGAGATGGGAAAGAAGCATGAGCAAGGTGAAATTGCAACCCGGTATGTCTTATGGGTTTTGAGAATCAAATGAATGGGGTCTCTCGCATTTGGTAACTTCACAGATTCACAAGTGGACATTGTGGGTAGTGCATATCTGGTGAAGGAAAGTCAACAAAATTTGCAGTGGCCTATGAAGGAGCTAGAGGTTGGAACTGTTCGAATGAAAGAGCAAGGTAATCTAGTCACTGAAACACATGAAGAAGTTGAAGAGGCTTCACAAGTCAACCCAGAATTTGAGGAGACTGAGCTAGCTGAATTTGCGGAACTCCATAATTCAGAAGTACAACAGACTGGAAGTGGAATGCTTTACACCATGTGACattcttggatttatttttatttgattttgaaaatgttttctcaaattcccattttgtaaatatctttctcaaaattctgattttcgaataattccaattttctcatctttcatccttaggatttttaggatcacccaagaatcccatttttaataaaactttgttGTCGTCTTTCCTTCTGGCAAACAATTTCAACatctcttttgttttcaaacgttttgaaataagcaaggatttaattttgtaattccaattgatggaatttacgaaattaattcatgcaaaaataaaagggctttggtgggggccctacatacaTGATTTTGATGATTGATTAGTTGATTGATTGACTGGAGTATCACACTTGATTGATCCATTCTGCtttatgacatgcatgagattattctttaattgtgcactaacccccctctcttgatagcgcatgatgactcgttgcccaggtacacACTCATTCTTATTCTGGTATctctatatgcatgttttgatatTCATATGTGCATGTTcgattcgagtattcattgatttcctcatcatggccacatcagcttcattttattagtagagacccgactttagggacttagaggggtgctacagtctttaccgtaccttcccgataagtaacctcaCCCCCGAACCtaatccggtttttcacagatcacctttttcaaaatatggagtcacacttagggtttttctttcttattttgtttaacctttaaaaataaaacaaaaataagtggcgactccaagtcattttcttaatcaataaaaatcaatttttcaaaataaaaatcgagctcgccatcgagtgggaaacgcattgagccgaaatgcggggtccacactttGAGATGAGCTTTCCAGAAGCTTGTGGAAGGAGGATTGTTGACTACAGCAGCACCAAGACCACCAAATCAACCTGTGCCACCTTTGTTCAAGATGGACCTTCGCTATGTTTACCATCATGGTCCAAGACATGACATTGATCACTGCTctgctttgagacatgctattcaaGACTTGATAgatcaaggtttggttaatttgGGGCAGTTAAGTGTGACCAAAAACCCCTTTACATGTTCACACCACACATACGATGTCTCTACCCCCTAGTGGTATTTATCACATGGACTTTGTTCAGGATGGCATTATACGcatgttgagttgggatgatggattaccTGAGCTAATTATTCTGGATGATGGTTATGAGTTTGTTGGAGTTACATTTGATTTTCCAATCTCTGCaccatttaatttgatttcgGATAGAGCGCCATTATAATTGATTCCCTCTAGGCCATTAGATATTGGACATGAGGGCGTATTTGCCCTGTTTATTCTATAACCCAAGGACATTGATGTGGATGTACAAGTTATGACCCATAGTGGTAGGATAACTCAACCATCACTTCTAGTTGCTAGACCATTTGGTGGTATGGACTCTTGTGAGGAGGTCAGaagagaggatgatgagatcTTGAGACAACTGCAAAGCACCTAGGCTCGGATATCCATTTGAAGTTTGTTGGCTACTTCTAGTACCCATAAAGATGCATTGATTTGAGCCTTGAGTCAAATACGTGTTAAGACCACTAGTACCCTAGagggattgattcatatgatgacggtaGATAGGATCACTTGCATTATGTTTTTTGCTGATGATTTGTCACCAGAGGGTTTAGACAATACTTGCCCTCTCTATATTTCGGTTGTTTGTTCAAGTCACAGAGTCtcattgtggacccgcatttttcacgtgcgtccccactcgatcggcgagactcgctttttatttgtgaaaaattaatttttggaaaaaattggagtcgccacttattttatttttatttaaaagggaaaataaaacaagaaagaaaaaccctaaaatgtgactccataatttttagaaaaagcatgtctttgaaaaacccgagtcttggtccggggatcaggttacttattgggaaggtacctctaggaggtagcacccctctaagccttgaaaaggtctctactgactaagttgagggaaacgtggtaATTAATCGATTagttatggatacctaagtaggctaggtgattttgaaaaatagcatgcttagcaggaaaaccaatcacaatcatgaagaagatttagggtacgttcctggactgcttcttaagtgctatcataagacatcaaagttagtatagaagtacaacacacaa includes the following:
- the LOC117910961 gene encoding uncharacterized protein LOC117910961, yielding MGAVHVETIGEQHIYRKKIKDVVVTVPAYFNDAQRQATKDAGLLHTVQTRRVVLATNEDAIYGSNAANKVEVAAKVALEEKYAPVNKVMAYMAAFLRSKDANPDVKEMREVESLCEAAAIMNIQDKEATWSWSNQLLDDDALKQLLIDGTIAGCALEGAEMPSGS